From a region of the Roseivirga sp. 4D4 genome:
- a CDS encoding PadR family transcriptional regulator — MKGSFLGEFEEVVLLAVCVLKGELAYANEIRKEVEKHTARTINLSAIHSALYRMERKGFLDSQLAEASPRRGGKRKRYFEVSKKGFDALCEVKRIRESFWKLVPVSQVKGGTL; from the coding sequence ATGAAAGGAAGTTTTTTAGGAGAATTTGAAGAGGTAGTGTTGTTAGCAGTCTGTGTACTAAAGGGAGAGTTGGCATACGCTAATGAAATTCGAAAGGAAGTAGAAAAGCACACGGCCAGAACAATTAATCTCAGCGCCATACACTCGGCCCTGTATCGAATGGAGCGTAAGGGATTTCTTGACTCACAACTGGCGGAAGCCTCGCCTAGACGAGGTGGCAAAAGGAAACGGTATTTCGAAGTTTCGAAAAAAGGTTTTGATGCTCTCTGTGAGGTCAAACGAATCAGAGAGTCTTTCTGGAAACTGGTCCCGGTCAGCCAAGTGAAAGGAGGCACCCTTTGA
- a CDS encoding ABC transporter permease — MSRPPKLPLLLLRLLAGKQILEEIEGDLYEDFLDNLESKGPRRAKAIYIWTALRSVRPYILLHNKENRKPKFIDMFYYQIKMAFRAFRKSASHTFINIFGLALGLAGSLVILLFLIDDQIKDDFLENSDRIYRVESTSERNGLINRSLKLHSSLMPAISPNIPEIEAYTRMSLGSETVVFEKSGNKEVLNQTFLSADPGFFKVFSFEIIDGNKQDILSMHNTAVITESAAKRIFGDIDPIGQQIKLAKPDQFSKDTDLEIVGLMKDPPGNSSIQFDFIKSMSTVTGQNEKISFGRNFYISLPIYVLLSNGSQPESVTKKILPELKKHTESDQHIAAEYSLNNIQALKYDTEVTDSIIAPTDKRVINMFAIVAILIISLAVINYINLTSARATLRGLEVGVRKVSGATQRSLLNQFLLESLLICLIALPFAIIIVQLAIPSFEEILGDKLFFDYSSNLPFLAKILTFVVLLGLISGLYPAILLSRHKFAGVLRGRLEHSRNGVLLRKTLVVFQFVFSIALLAGIALIQSQLNFVKDTTLKYNPDRVLVLNGTSAQFRKNYQTIKNQIQQIPGVLQVSIAGQAPGDEFFGETRSPQFPFSFKRFIVDHDYLDIFDIDIKSGVTFNPLLDSAASHVIINETFAKSMEGDLLNSSDYRFQGRNKSKIIGIAEDFHFESLHSQVAPVVLTPVESFPWVSKAIIKLETSQVSQVISGLEKMWEEIYPEQTLNYQFLDDRLDRQYQAEFRMAEVFKIFTILAIVISCLGLLGLSTHTAQVKTKEISVRKVLGASVGQIIQLLAKQIYLLITVAAIIASPIAYYFVDQWLQNFAYSVDISILTFLSITGLCFLITAITIGFQTIKTARTNPAYTLRNN, encoded by the coding sequence TTGAGTCGGCCACCCAAACTCCCATTACTCCTTCTACGACTTCTGGCTGGAAAACAAATACTAGAAGAAATAGAGGGTGATCTCTATGAAGACTTTCTTGACAACCTTGAATCAAAGGGGCCAAGACGCGCCAAAGCGATCTATATCTGGACAGCATTGAGGTCTGTGCGACCATATATCCTATTACACAACAAAGAGAATCGAAAACCAAAATTCATTGACATGTTCTACTATCAAATCAAAATGGCATTTAGGGCCTTTCGGAAAAGTGCTTCACACACGTTCATTAATATATTCGGACTTGCATTAGGGCTAGCCGGAAGCCTCGTCATTCTACTTTTCCTGATTGATGATCAAATCAAAGATGACTTTTTAGAAAACAGTGATCGTATATACCGAGTGGAGTCCACCTCCGAAAGGAATGGATTGATAAATAGAAGTCTGAAACTCCACTCTAGTTTGATGCCCGCCATTTCGCCCAATATACCGGAGATTGAAGCATACACCCGAATGTCGTTGGGTTCAGAGACGGTGGTCTTTGAAAAAAGCGGGAATAAAGAAGTTCTGAACCAGACTTTCTTGTCTGCTGACCCTGGTTTCTTCAAGGTCTTCTCTTTTGAGATAATTGATGGAAATAAGCAAGACATCCTATCAATGCACAATACAGCCGTCATTACAGAATCAGCCGCTAAACGCATCTTTGGCGATATTGACCCAATAGGTCAACAAATAAAACTTGCCAAGCCGGACCAGTTTTCAAAAGATACTGATCTGGAAATTGTGGGCTTAATGAAAGACCCACCTGGCAACTCCAGTATTCAGTTTGACTTTATCAAATCCATGTCGACTGTAACTGGACAAAACGAAAAGATATCATTTGGACGCAATTTTTATATATCGCTCCCTATCTATGTCCTATTATCAAATGGCAGCCAGCCTGAATCAGTCACTAAAAAAATACTACCAGAACTGAAAAAACATACGGAAAGCGACCAACATATAGCTGCTGAATATTCTCTGAATAATATTCAAGCGCTTAAGTACGATACAGAAGTAACTGATTCAATTATTGCTCCTACAGACAAACGTGTGATAAATATGTTTGCTATTGTCGCCATATTAATCATCTCGCTGGCGGTTATCAATTACATTAATCTAACAAGTGCGAGGGCTACATTAAGAGGACTCGAAGTTGGAGTCAGAAAAGTCTCTGGCGCAACTCAGAGAAGTTTGCTCAATCAGTTTTTACTAGAATCTCTTCTCATCTGCCTTATCGCGCTCCCATTCGCAATCATAATAGTTCAGTTAGCCATCCCTAGTTTTGAAGAAATCTTGGGAGATAAATTGTTCTTTGATTATTCTTCGAACCTTCCTTTCCTCGCGAAAATCCTAACATTTGTGGTTCTATTAGGTTTGATTTCAGGACTTTATCCGGCCATCTTACTTTCAAGGCATAAGTTTGCCGGAGTCTTAAGAGGTCGTCTGGAGCACTCTAGAAATGGTGTGCTACTTAGAAAGACCCTGGTAGTATTTCAATTTGTCTTCTCCATTGCGCTCTTGGCTGGTATCGCATTGATTCAAAGTCAACTGAATTTTGTCAAAGACACAACCCTCAAGTACAATCCAGATCGAGTGCTAGTATTGAACGGTACTTCAGCGCAGTTTCGGAAGAACTATCAAACAATAAAAAATCAAATTCAGCAAATTCCAGGGGTCCTTCAGGTTTCGATTGCCGGTCAAGCCCCTGGCGATGAATTCTTTGGTGAAACGAGAAGCCCCCAATTTCCTTTTAGCTTTAAGAGGTTCATTGTTGACCATGACTATTTAGACATTTTCGACATAGACATAAAGTCAGGAGTGACCTTCAATCCTCTATTAGACAGCGCGGCTTCGCATGTCATCATTAACGAGACTTTTGCTAAGTCAATGGAAGGCGACCTTCTCAACTCATCTGACTACAGGTTTCAGGGAAGGAACAAAAGCAAAATAATCGGAATTGCTGAAGACTTCCATTTCGAGTCTTTACACAGTCAAGTGGCACCTGTTGTTTTAACCCCCGTGGAAAGCTTCCCTTGGGTTTCAAAAGCGATTATCAAACTTGAGACTTCACAAGTCTCACAAGTCATATCTGGATTGGAGAAAATGTGGGAAGAGATATACCCCGAGCAAACACTTAATTATCAATTCTTAGATGACAGATTAGATCGGCAATATCAGGCAGAATTCAGAATGGCTGAGGTCTTCAAAATTTTCACAATTCTGGCAATTGTCATCTCATGCCTCGGGCTTTTAGGGCTTTCTACTCATACAGCGCAGGTAAAAACAAAAGAAATCAGCGTCAGGAAAGTGTTGGGGGCATCTGTCGGTCAAATCATACAACTATTGGCAAAACAGATTTACCTACTCATTACTGTTGCAGCAATCATTGCCTCTCCTATAGCCTATTATTTTGTCGATCAATGGCTCCAAAATTTTGCCTATAGCGTTGATATTTCAATACTGACCTTCCTATCGATTACAGGACTTTGTTTTTTGATCACCGCCATTACCATTGGGTTTCAAACTATAAAGACAGCAAGAACTAACCCTGCCTATACACTGAGAAACAACTGA
- the glgP gene encoding alpha-glucan family phosphorylase, whose protein sequence is MKFKHPYKFGKGYEKSVAYFSMEFAIDQPLKIYSGGLGFLAGSHMRSAYDLKQNIVGIGILWKYGYYDQVRKHNNELDALWQERHYNFLEDTGLELEVSVNHHPVKVKVFYLAPKVFGTAPIFLLSTDHPENDHLAQTITHKLYDNNISTRIAQYILLGIGGAKLLEAINHNVEQYHFNEAHALPAAFRLMEKLGDIEKVKDQLVFTTHTPVKAGNEVNDPNMLHNMGFFNGFSIREVEEMVGFENGMFNHTLAALRMSKISNAVSKKHCEVSKDMWGGFDGICDIIPITNAQNKAYWTDGELEKARLKKDDKKFLKRKVELKKELFELVADQTGKILDPNVLTIVWARRFAGYKRADLIARDVERFEKLLNNKDYPVQIIWAGKPYPLDHGAVSTFNWLVHFTRKYHNATILTGYELGLSALMKKGSDVWLNNPRIPLEASGTSGMTAAMNGSLNFSTNDGWILEFGEHGKNGFVIPEVDTTLPEGEQDQWDADHMMRILEDEIVPMYYKDQKAWVNMNYQSMADVEEYFRASRMADEYYKKLYNR, encoded by the coding sequence ATGAAATTTAAACATCCTTATAAATTTGGCAAGGGTTACGAGAAATCGGTAGCATACTTTTCAATGGAGTTTGCCATTGATCAACCTTTGAAAATCTACTCTGGTGGATTAGGCTTTCTAGCCGGTTCGCACATGAGAAGTGCCTATGACCTAAAGCAGAATATTGTAGGTATAGGTATTCTTTGGAAATACGGCTATTACGATCAGGTACGTAAGCATAATAATGAGCTAGATGCGCTGTGGCAAGAACGTCACTATAACTTCTTAGAGGATACTGGTTTGGAGCTAGAGGTAAGTGTGAACCACCACCCAGTGAAAGTTAAGGTATTCTATCTGGCACCTAAGGTTTTTGGTACAGCACCAATATTTCTACTTTCTACGGATCACCCTGAGAATGACCATCTAGCACAGACCATCACACATAAGCTCTACGATAACAATATCTCTACAAGGATAGCCCAATACATTCTATTGGGTATCGGTGGTGCTAAATTGCTTGAAGCAATTAACCATAACGTAGAGCAGTATCACTTCAATGAGGCACACGCCTTGCCAGCCGCTTTCCGTCTTATGGAAAAGTTAGGCGATATTGAAAAGGTGAAGGATCAGTTAGTTTTCACTACACATACCCCTGTCAAGGCGGGTAACGAGGTGAACGATCCGAATATGCTGCACAACATGGGCTTTTTCAATGGGTTCTCTATTCGCGAGGTCGAAGAGATGGTTGGTTTTGAGAACGGTATGTTCAATCACACGCTAGCAGCGTTGCGAATGTCCAAGATTTCCAATGCGGTTTCGAAGAAGCATTGCGAGGTGTCGAAAGATATGTGGGGGGGCTTTGATGGTATTTGTGATATCATTCCTATTACTAATGCACAAAATAAAGCCTACTGGACAGATGGAGAGTTAGAAAAGGCTCGATTGAAAAAGGACGACAAGAAATTCTTAAAGCGAAAAGTTGAATTGAAGAAAGAGCTCTTTGAGCTGGTTGCTGACCAAACAGGAAAGATTCTTGACCCTAATGTCTTGACCATTGTTTGGGCCAGGCGTTTTGCTGGATACAAGAGAGCAGACCTGATCGCCAGAGATGTCGAGCGATTTGAGAAGTTGTTGAATAATAAAGATTATCCTGTACAGATCATCTGGGCGGGCAAACCTTATCCTTTGGATCATGGCGCAGTGAGTACCTTCAATTGGCTGGTACATTTTACTAGAAAGTATCACAATGCCACTATACTTACAGGCTATGAGTTAGGACTGTCTGCATTAATGAAAAAGGGCTCCGATGTTTGGTTGAACAATCCAAGAATTCCATTGGAAGCTTCCGGAACTTCGGGTATGACCGCTGCCATGAACGGTTCGTTGAACTTTTCCACCAATGATGGTTGGATTCTGGAGTTCGGTGAGCACGGGAAGAATGGTTTCGTAATTCCTGAAGTAGATACTACTTTGCCAGAAGGAGAACAAGACCAGTGGGACGCAGATCACATGATGAGAATCCTTGAGGATGAGATAGTTCCAATGTACTACAAAGACCAAAAAGCTTGGGTAAATATGAACTACCAAAGTATGGCTGACGTGGAGGAATATTTCAGAGCCTCACGTATGGCAGATGAGTATTATAAAAAGCTTTATAATCGTTAA
- a CDS encoding GIY-YIG nuclease family protein yields the protein MLKHYTYILESSTNGRWYYGHSANVEQRLIQHNNGQNKSTRNKGPWRLIFIREFENRLEANRFELYLKKLKNKSYIKREYTRYFL from the coding sequence GTGTTGAAGCATTACACTTACATATTAGAGTCTTCAACCAATGGCCGTTGGTACTATGGGCATAGCGCTAATGTTGAACAAAGATTGATTCAGCACAACAATGGACAGAATAAGTCTACCAGAAATAAAGGTCCTTGGCGTTTGATTTTTATTCGCGAGTTTGAAAATAGGCTGGAAGCGAATAGATTTGAGCTCTATCTAAAAAAGCTCAAGAACAAGAGTTATATAAAAAGAGAATACACAAGGTACTTTCTATAA